The Rhododendron vialii isolate Sample 1 chromosome 1a, ASM3025357v1 region atttttattttttatatgcttctgacaaaatttgatttgggtaaaaagaaccgatgacatttttgtaatatatttgtaagagtgtgggtgtttttttaaaagagttggagagcacacatcagcccttagatcaaatgaatctcaactctcctttcaacttgtgtttgtgtgacCCCCACACTTTTGAGTTTTATTAGGTAggtttttgaatattattttattctCCCCCacaaatccaaaagtaatacttaccgatgttcattggagctgattttttataaagccccataaaataatattcaaaatttattgatatttttctaaattattgTGAGATCCGAAATGGACCCAAACAagtttttccttgcgtggttcctTGCAAATCTTCATTGTGATTAGGATTTCCAATAATTTAGAGTGCTAAATTTTCTcacaatataaattttttttatttttacaaacaCGCCCATTTATAATTATAAGATGTAGTTATAGATGCAGTCACCAATTTGTTATTTTACCGACAAGAAATATGTTAATTAAGGAATTGTATAAATGTACATGTATAAGTTTATTAATGTGTACGTCCCCAAATGCAAATTTCTTGATTCGTCCCTTCAGCGGGCTCTTTGTAATAAAGTTCATTTCAGAGTAAATGACCGAGACTTAGAGCACCTTCGACCCTTtacttcaaattggagatgtcaaattttttttgaaggcttatgtggTATTTTGGCATCTTCAATTTGATATCAAAACCTTTTCTCCAACCCTTATGCCTAATtatatttatttgacatcatgCTATATATGCCTCTCCCACCCTTAATgtcaacccttatgtcaaacttaaaaggaaaagaaaatcaaacgGCACTcttttgaaattcaaacggttagatttttgaaaattggcatGTCACTATGTTGATGTAAAAATTGACATACCTTTAATTTTCCACGTCACAATTGATGTCAAAATTGTCACGAATTTGCAGCGTGAAGGTGTCAAGAGTAGCCGTTGCATTATCCACGTCATATTTGACATCTCccattagagatgctcttatgaTCACTTTTTAAATCTCGTCAACGTCCTCATGCACATCCAAATTAATTTTAGAAGGCAGTTATTTTTGAAGAAAACCCTGCAACATTGAATCAAAACTCCTTTTTCTTAACCAGTGTCGGATCAAATTTCCcccaagaaaaagaaggtagaaaaaggaaagaggagCGCATTTTAAAACCCAGTTCTCGGTCCCTAGCCAGGCAAAAAGGCCGCAACGCTCCGATGCGTTGTGCAGTCAAAAGTCGTGGTTTCCACCACAGAGCCGCTACAGTCTTTATGGCCCACATGTTTTATATATGGCATATATAAATTATGGGTTTTAAtagaatttttcatatttttatgcttaaaattttattttattggtcAAATGGAGAAGCTTTTGCCTAAATAGACTTTACTTTGATGAGAAGTAAATATCAGTGTCCACTATGGAAGATTGGATCTTTCTCTGCCTATAAAAAATGTCTAGGGTTCCATAAATATGCGATATATACGAAACAGTTAGAAAGAaaggtaagagagagagagaatttcacaTAAGGCTTAATGTTATTGTAAGATACTATAGTTGTTTTAATTAATCATTGGATCGCTCAAGTTTCGCATTATTGGATCCACGTATGTCGTTCTTGATTATTTAACTTCCACTTAATGTTTTTATTGTGATAATCATGATAGTTCTGGATCCTAATTTATTGGGGTCATTAATTATCTGACACCATTAAAAGAATTTACAGTTCATGCATACTAATTTTGAACCCGTTTCGGATgccttaaaaataatttgagcTGCTCATAATTGTTTCTTTCGGGTGGCTAggattttgaaacaaaattagaTATTTCGTAAATACTTTTACCGATATCCGATTGAGTTAATCTTTTACACAAACCctaaataaacattttaaacaaaatgagcggcttggattatttgtgagGGACCTTAGATGGGTCTACAATTTGTATGCATGTGCTGTATGTACTCATCATATCCTTTTCGTTTACGTTGCCCAGccttttcgggaaaaaaaaagaaaagaatttgcGGCATAACCAATAAAGTAggttcaatatttcattttgaaacacctcaaatttggttcaaaaaaactcctcaaattatttttctaaaactcCAAGaataaaaagtaaatttatATTAATGAATCCGCAtgtattattaaaaataattttacacataaaactaaaaataccaATTAAAcaacttcaaagttcaaacataAAATTAAGACgacattaaaaacaaaaaagttgactctttttttttaatattatatacaCGAGATTAGTAAGTGTCAATAGGTCAGTCCATGAGAGATTTTAAAGACTATTCATAGCATCAAACGCCCACGACAACGGCATCTGAACCCTGATCTTTCATATGTTGATGAAGAATACCCGGAGATGCCAAGTCGGCTAGAATTCATGGGCAAATAGTTGGAGTTTGCACGGTGAGAACAGTAAATTTCAGTACGCGctgatcaaaaaacaaaaaaaaaaacgtatagTACGCGGTAAAACGAGGTCATCAGTTGGTGGATCCCAAACGCGCCTTTCTGAGCCGATGTGACCCACCccttctccctcctcctctctcaCCCGTCCGATCTAATAAAcgattcatctctctctctctctctctctctctctctctctctttcaagcTCTCGCTCTCTGTTTGACAGTGTTTGAGACGACACCTGAGCTCGATTCAACcgaccttctctctctctctctctcgcgtctGTGGATACGAGAAGATCTCTTGTTATATCTTATTTCTGGATATCCTACGACCTCTCTATCACCCCTTCTCATCTCTCTCCGGTTACTAATCTATTGGGCCACCGACACTTTGTTCTCTCCTCTGGACAATGAATGGGTTCCTAATAATTTGTGCATTTGTCAAGATTGTTTCCCGCCGTAGGTACGCTCTGTTCTTTGTCCAAATAGTTCCTTGTCGAAGTCAACATGTGGATTTGGTTCGGTTCagttttctcttcttttgttttttttttttttgaggttcaGTTAAATTGTTTGTTTCTTGGGGAATTCTTGGGACAgttaaaattattctttttttgtgttcctcttttgtttttctgttatGGGTTTACCGTTATTGAGGTTTTGGACTACTGTTCATTCTGTTCTGGTAGTGAATCTTGATTCTAAAAGCAAAAATCCTGGGTTAATCAACTttcaaaaggtaaaaaaaaaaaaaaaggttcttgGGAGCCCGTGAGGTAGTTCAGTTGGTTGGTTGATTTGCTTTTCACATGATTACATAATTGATAAGAGTTTGATTCTTAATGTCAAGCCACaacaaagtattttttttgtgaatccCTAGTCTTGGCGTGAACGACTAGTCTTTGACTAAACTGGTGgagattagtcaaggtgcgcatTATTTGGCCCAGACACACCGACCgttgaataaaaaagaaaggttcTTTGGAAGAAGATTGGACATTCTTAGTGTTTTTTGTGTTCTCctttgaattatttttatggGTTTATGAGATTTTTGGGTTACTGTTTTGGTAGTGAATCTTGATTCTGAAATCAAACGTCTTGGGAATATCTACtttgaaaaggtaaaaaagGTTCTTTGGTAAAAGCTTTCATAAGCACAACTAAAGTGCTTTCAAAAGCAAAAGGCTTTTGGGTTCATGTGACTTCCGGCTTGAATCAACACTCTGGCTTACCATTTGTGTTCTCATAAAAtatgaaggaaaacaaaaagagtcgAAAAGAAACCTGCTTTTAAGACAGTAAAAGTATGGGGGGGAAAGGGCATGAAAGCTAGAATATTTTCTTGtctatgttctttttttctttttcccaggAGCCAAACGGTGGGTTTTTAAAATATGGAATCATGATTTTCTCTGCTTTTTTACCAGCTGGGACCTTATCTTTTCCATCACTTGCAGCTTTGATAAGGACTGGCTATTTTAGCCTCGTATCCCTGCTAAATTCCAATTTGTAAGGACCACTCGATTTTCGATTGGTTGGTTTGTTCGTGTTTTCTTTCTCCTTGCACAGAGTGTCATCTGTTGCCATCATTGAACTGCTAAATTTTGAACCATTTGGCACTACTTGATATCATAGCAACTTGTTGGAGATTTCTCTGTTTGCTTGATTGTGAGGGGTCGAACGTCAGCAATTTGTCACTATTAAAATTGGAAAAGGGGAGAACTTAATTCAGATAAGGAAAACGGTGAAGCATAAGTTGTGAGTTGTGACCCCAACCATTGCTTGGTGCCCTTTGAATCCGGGTGTTAGTGTGGTCCCTCCGGATTCATCGTCTTTTTCCCTTATTTGTAGGTAGAGAAAAATGGTGTACTTTCCGAATCTTCAAGAATATCTTTGCTTTGAGGATTTTGGGGAGATTTAATTTTCCCAAACTTTTCTGCTTTTTTCTTTGGGAGTGGAGGGGGATAAGCGGGGTTGAAATTAGTTTAAGAGGACAAACTAGAGGAGGGTATATTCATGGTGAAGAGAAGGGGGAAAAGTCAGAACAGATGTTCCGCCATTGCCAAGTGTTAATTGAAGAAGATAACTAATGTTAATCATATCTTATAATTTCCAAGCTGCGTGAGATTATCCGAATCTTGTCACCTGCTGGTAAGAATGATTAGCTTGTAATTGTTCAGTAGCTTGAacatgtcttttcttttctaaagtTGTTGCTTGGGAGAATTGTGTGCTTCTTGTGTTGTCTTCTCATTCTGGCATAAATTTGGTTGCCGTAAATACCGCAAATCTGGCATAATTGTGCAGAAAAGCTCAAAAAGACCCAGTGCTTTATCTAAGCTACTTGGATCCCGAGTTAGAGAAACCATCCAACATCTCTGCCATTTGGAGAGAGAATCTCATTTACGATGCCCATTGAATGAGCTCTTTGAACTCCATACTTGGTGATTGGAAATATTTGTCTTTCCTAGAGTACTTTTCCAATTTGCTCTCTCTGTGGGCATCTCTCTCTTTAAGTACTATTTGTTTATTATGAATGAGGGGTTGGGGTTGATTTGTGAACTTCAACGATTACATTTAACTTAGGGTACACTGGTTCGCAGCCAACCCTGTTCGAATCAGATTGATTCACTAGATGagtcattttcttgtttttttcttttctatgttCCAATACATCATAAAATCCTAAAAATCAGATCTGTGTTTTGAATTACTGAGGTTATCACAATGGGCTTGGGCCACTTGGCTGTATATGATCAAACACTGTCGTAGCAATGCAGTTCATTTCAAATCCAGGAATACGAATGTAATTCTGACTTTTGAATTGTTTCCTTTCTGCCTCTGTTATTCCACTAAGAAGTCTGAGTGATGTTGGTTCCTCTTAAATCCAGTTCAGTGATATGCTTTTACCTCTGCATTTCCCCCATGTTGTTGTCAACTTGCATGTGGTACTTCagttttcttgtagtgtagTATGATTTTTCTGACTGTTGTAACAATGTTCTCTTTTGCTTTGTTCTGCAGAGGACTATCAGGTGTGAACATATCCGTCTGCCGTTGTTGCAAACTTCCGCAGGACTGAGAAGCTGATAAATTACAGCGTATTCGAGTAAAGATATAGCACCATCTGAAATAGGACTAGAGTCCTTGCCACCTTTCCATTCTTATGGACAATGATTTATAGTTTGGAAAACCTCCCAAGTTCAGAAAGTCATAAGAAGGATGGATAGCTCGATGTCATCCCGAGCTAGCCAAAGTACAAAATTGCAAGACAAGCTGAAATTCAAAGAAATAAAGAACGTAGAGCGTATCCCATCAGCATCGTTGGCGAAACACCCAAAGCAGAAGGAGGAGCTTGTTAAATTCATGTCAAATGTGCCAAACTATTTGGAGAAAGGAGAAAACCTCAAGGAGAAAGCTTTAAACGTTGGAGTCCTTGACTTTCGCCGTTTAGAAAAGTGGCAGTCTCATCATAAGGCAATATCTCAGCAAAGTAGCAGGTATTCGCCCTCCACCAGCAATTCCTCATTTTTCTCGACAGATGACTCATCAACCCATTCTAGCAGAGCCCACAGCAGCTCTCCTGCTCGGAAAAGGACGCATGGGCCATCGCTACGATCCCATTTGAATTCATCACCAAAAGAAGCTTATTCTCAGGGTGCCAAAACTGCCATTAAAGAAAATGTTGGAAAGTTTGAAGATCTCAAAGCATCATCGAGCAATCCCTTGAAGGGACAACAGAATATCTTTAGAATGTACCAGTCTTTTAGCAGAAACCAACCAGGAATCAAGCTGAAAGAGTCCCAGTGGGAAGACACGGAACCAAAAATCATTCCTAAAGTTGCGAAAGCGTCCCTGGATTCAAAAAGTTATGGGGCAGTATCACGAATGAAGGGCAAGGAAAAGATTCAAGATGGTGAATCTACTAGGGGAGTAGAGGAGCGCCAGGACCGCCTACGTGATGACCATCGCAGTTCCCATCAAAGATGCAAAACAATGGTCTTTCCAAGGGATGGTGCTGAATGTAGTCATTCAGCAGGAAAAAGCCGAAAGAGCATTTCAGAGGGATCTTTTCCTAAGGAGGTATACAATGAATATAGCTATTCTGACTTCCCCCACTCGTGCTCACTGCCTTGTGAAAATGAAAATACCAATGACTTGCGGAGAAAACAACCGAACTCCGTAGATGCAAAGACTATGAAGTTGTCGTATGTACCATTGCAACCTGCTCCATGTTCTGTGAAAATGTCAGTCAGCCCACCCAGAGGAAAGAAAATGGGAGAGAAGTTAACCCGAATGCCTCGAAATTCAAACATCAAATCTTCCGAGGTGTCAGATCTTAAAACGGGCATACTGGAGGCTCCTAAGTCGAGAAATCCTTCTCCTACTCGCCGGTTAATCAATAGCCTGGGTCTGATTGGCCGAGTCTCCACCTCCAAAGATAGTTCAGAAAATGTTATTGCTACATGTGGATCAGATAAAACTATTTGTTCTTCTTACTTGGAAGATTCGGGTAATAGTAAATCCACTGGCAAAAGTAGATCCCAGTCCAGCCCTTTAAGAAGGTTGTTGGATCCATTGCTGAAGCCAAAGGCATCGAACTCTCACCAATTTTTGGAGCCATCGGAGAAAGATCCATCATTGGTGGATAGGGCCTGCAAATCATCTACTGTACATCCAGTGAAAGCAAAATTAGATTTTTCTGGTTGCAAGAGTGTTGTGGTAGATGATTCACATGGCAAAAAGAAACAAGGATCGTCAACAGTGCAAGCACTTTTGCGAATCGTCATCAAGAATGGCCTTCCGATGTTTACTTTTGCAGTTGAGAGCAGCAGTGACATTCTAGCAGCTTCAATGAGAAAGGATGAGAAATGCTGGATTTATACGTTTTTCACTGTTCATgaactcaagaaaaaaaatgggtgGAGAAATCGAGGCAGCAAAGATAAAAGTCATGGTTATGTTCCAAATGCTGTTGCCCAAATGACAGTTTCTGATTCTGAGGTCCCCAACTTGGCAAGACAGAATTCTGCAGACGAGCTTCGCATTAGggagtttgttttgttttctgtggACCTAAAACTTGAAGATCAACACACATCTGACCTCCAGACAAATGATGAGCTTGCAGCCATTGTCGTGAAGGTCCCAAAAGGGAACTCTTATGTGGAAAGTGGGTCTTTTGTTCGAAGTCAAGAGCTTCTTAGCACAACAGTTATATTACCTAGTGGTGTCCATGGGCTACCGAGCAAAGGAGAGCCTTCACCATTGATTAAAAGATGGAAATTGGGAGGGATATGTGATTGTGGAGGCTGGGATTTGGGTTGCAGATTAAGGGTGCTTGCTAACCAGACTAAACTTGGTAAGAGACCAAGTTCAGCCAAAATTCATAATGCTGCCGATAGATTTGAGCTCTTCTCTCAGGTATTGATCATGCCTTTGCACCAATCTCCATTTGTGTTCCATTTTGCTTGTGTTTGGATCGTGGACTAGTAGGTGGACTTACCAAGGGAGAGGGAAATGACCAGGAACCAAAGAAATAGATTTAGCTTCTTCATTTCATTAtaaaaaccaaaccgagccttgtgtctcaatcaattggggtcggctacatgaatcctatttttccattgagctctatccAGGGCTTCTTCATTTCATTATCTCCTTATCTTTTCCTTTACCGttttctttccctccacaaatccaCGATCTGAGTACAGTCTTAGGGTTTCCCTAATTTTCGTTAACTAACCTACTTTCCTGCAGGGAGAAGAAGGAGACGATACGCCTGGCTTTAGCATGTCCTCGTTCAAGGATGGTATCTTTTCGGTTGAATTCAATTCGTCGCTCTCATTTCTACAAGCATTCTCCATTTGTATAGCAGTTTTGAGTTGTGGGAAACCATATGAGCTTTCAGATTTGAGCAAGCCGTTTGGAGAGAAATCTTTTGAGAATGAAGGAATAAAGGCCGCCAGCCAGGTCAAACTGGAGGTTCTTGAGAGTTATAGCTCAAATCCACCAGTTTCGCCTATCGGAAGGGTCTAGATTGCACGTGAACTGGGCACGCATTGTACAGTTTTGTATCTTCACTTGGCTAAAATTATTATCATGGGAAGCCTACAATAAAAACTTCTGATTGTTAGCGATCATCTTGTG contains the following coding sequences:
- the LOC131316923 gene encoding uncharacterized protein LOC131316923, whose product is MDSSMSSRASQSTKLQDKLKFKEIKNVERIPSASLAKHPKQKEELVKFMSNVPNYLEKGENLKEKALNVGVLDFRRLEKWQSHHKAISQQSSRYSPSTSNSSFFSTDDSSTHSSRAHSSSPARKRTHGPSLRSHLNSSPKEAYSQGAKTAIKENVGKFEDLKASSSNPLKGQQNIFRMYQSFSRNQPGIKLKESQWEDTEPKIIPKVAKASLDSKSYGAVSRMKGKEKIQDGESTRGVEERQDRLRDDHRSSHQRCKTMVFPRDGAECSHSAGKSRKSISEGSFPKEVYNEYSYSDFPHSCSLPCENENTNDLRRKQPNSVDAKTMKLSYVPLQPAPCSVKMSVSPPRGKKMGEKLTRMPRNSNIKSSEVSDLKTGILEAPKSRNPSPTRRLINSLGLIGRVSTSKDSSENVIATCGSDKTICSSYLEDSGNSKSTGKSRSQSSPLRRLLDPLLKPKASNSHQFLEPSEKDPSLVDRACKSSTVHPVKAKLDFSGCKSVVVDDSHGKKKQGSSTVQALLRIVIKNGLPMFTFAVESSSDILAASMRKDEKCWIYTFFTVHELKKKNGWRNRGSKDKSHGYVPNAVAQMTVSDSEVPNLARQNSADELRIREFVLFSVDLKLEDQHTSDLQTNDELAAIVVKVPKGNSYVESGSFVRSQELLSTTVILPSGVHGLPSKGEPSPLIKRWKLGGICDCGGWDLGCRLRVLANQTKLGKRPSSAKIHNAADRFELFSQGEEGDDTPGFSMSSFKDGIFSVEFNSSLSFLQAFSICIAVLSCGKPYELSDLSKPFGEKSFENEGIKAASQVKLEVLESYSSNPPVSPIGRV